A stretch of the Panicum virgatum strain AP13 chromosome 9N, P.virgatum_v5, whole genome shotgun sequence genome encodes the following:
- the LOC120688161 gene encoding putative serine carboxypeptidase-like 52 has protein sequence MNWCACSGDHDMDMNFVGTQEWIRSIGYPIVSDWRPWFANRQVAGFTRTYAHNLTFATVKGGGHTAPEYRPKECQAMLDRWTSAAGQL, from the exons ATGAATTGGTGTGCATGCAGCGGCGACCATGACATGGACATGAACTTCGTGGGCACCCAGGAGTGGATCCGATCGATCGGCTACCCCATCGTCAGCGACTGGAGGCCGTGGTTCGCCAACCGGCAGGTCGCAGG GTTCACAAGGACTTACGCCCACAACCTCACTTTCGCCACGGTTAAG GGAGGAGGGCACACAGCTCCGGAGTACAGGCCCAAGGAGTGCCAGGCCATGTTGGATAGATGGACCTCAGCAGCAGGACAGCTCTGA